In Streptomyces sp. DG2A-72, one genomic interval encodes:
- a CDS encoding glycosyltransferase family 2 protein translates to MTHHPRLSIGLPVYNGEEYLAESLDALLGQTYEDFELVISDNASTDGTEDICRKYAGQDSRIRYLRLPRNVGAAPNHNYVFTECRGELFKWASHDDLYARDLLRRCVSALDERPDMILAHSGQAVIDGDGQVKVPYEYGLATDSPHAPERFRSLLFEPGGDDFYGVMRADVLRRVKPHDSYHHADRTFVAEITLHGPFHQVPELLYFRRDHPTRAERANPSKRSRCVNLDPRRAGPLHPTPRLLAEYVWGFASAIRRAPLSPADRRACYRHLGAWMTSRVRPGSGERVEDRAPVDAAKLTVSVDALVAGREGRQV, encoded by the coding sequence ATGACCCACCACCCCCGGCTGAGCATCGGCCTGCCCGTGTACAACGGCGAGGAGTACCTGGCCGAGTCGCTCGACGCCCTGCTCGGCCAGACCTACGAGGACTTCGAGCTGGTCATCTCCGACAACGCCTCGACCGACGGGACCGAGGACATCTGCCGCAAGTACGCCGGGCAGGACTCGCGCATCCGGTACCTCCGCCTGCCCCGGAACGTCGGTGCCGCACCGAACCACAACTACGTGTTCACCGAGTGCCGCGGTGAGCTGTTCAAGTGGGCTTCGCACGACGACCTTTACGCCCGCGATCTGCTACGGCGCTGCGTATCGGCGCTGGACGAGCGGCCGGACATGATCCTCGCGCACTCCGGCCAGGCGGTCATCGACGGCGACGGCCAGGTGAAGGTCCCGTACGAGTACGGGCTCGCCACCGACTCGCCGCACGCGCCGGAGCGCTTCCGCAGCCTGCTGTTCGAGCCCGGTGGCGACGACTTCTACGGGGTGATGCGGGCCGACGTGCTGCGCCGGGTGAAGCCGCACGACAGCTACCACCACGCGGACCGCACGTTCGTCGCCGAGATCACCCTGCACGGGCCCTTCCACCAGGTACCGGAACTGCTGTACTTCCGCCGCGACCACCCCACCCGCGCCGAGCGGGCGAACCCGTCCAAGCGCTCCCGGTGCGTCAACCTGGACCCGCGCCGGGCAGGCCCGCTGCACCCGACGCCCCGGCTGCTCGCCGAGTACGTCTGGGGCTTCGCCTCGGCGATCCGGCGGGCGCCGTTGTCCCCGGCCGACCGGCGCGCGTGCTACCGCCACCTGGGCGCATGGATGACCAGCAGGGTCCGGCCGGGCTCCGGTGAGCGGGTCGAGGACCGCGCCCCGGTCGACGCGGCCAAGCTCACGGTCTCCGTCGACGCCCTCGTCGCCGGCCGTGAGGGGAGGCAGGTATGA
- a CDS encoding DUF4910 domain-containing protein: MAPVTEIGEEMYALVERMYPLCRSITGDGVRATLDIVGEYIPLQRHEVPTGTQVLDWTVPQEWNIRDAYIADTTGHRVVDFAASSLHVLGYSVPVSATMPLAELREHLHTLPEHPNWVPYRTSYYKPEWGFCLAQETLDAMPDGDYEVRIDSTLADGHLTYAEHVVPGQVPDEVIVSCHVCHPSLANDNLAGIAVATFLARTLAEQTPYYTYRFIFAPGTIGAITWLARNVERVERVKHGLVLACAGDSGHLTYKQSRRGDAEIDRVMGHVLAASERPHRVTEFTPYGYDERQFCSPGFDLGVGSLSRTPYAGYPEYHTSADNLDFVSPEAMADTLAVCREAFAVLDRNRRYLNLSPYGEPQLGRRGLYDALGGRSDTKQAQMAMLWVLNLSDGEHSLLDVAERSGLPFDTVVAAADALHGAGLIKA; encoded by the coding sequence GTGGCGCCCGTGACCGAGATCGGCGAGGAGATGTACGCGCTGGTGGAGCGGATGTACCCGCTGTGCCGGAGCATCACCGGCGACGGTGTGCGCGCCACCTTGGACATCGTGGGGGAGTACATCCCGCTCCAGAGGCACGAGGTGCCGACCGGCACGCAGGTGCTCGACTGGACCGTGCCGCAGGAGTGGAACATCCGCGACGCGTACATCGCCGACACCACCGGCCACCGCGTCGTCGACTTCGCCGCGTCCAGCCTGCACGTGCTCGGCTACAGCGTGCCGGTGTCGGCGACCATGCCGCTGGCCGAACTGCGGGAACACCTGCACACCCTGCCGGAGCACCCGAACTGGGTGCCGTACCGCACCAGTTACTACAAGCCGGAATGGGGTTTCTGCCTGGCCCAGGAGACGTTGGACGCGATGCCGGACGGCGACTACGAAGTGCGCATCGACTCAACCCTCGCCGACGGACACCTCACCTACGCCGAGCACGTGGTCCCCGGGCAGGTCCCCGACGAGGTGATCGTCTCCTGCCACGTCTGCCACCCGTCGCTGGCCAACGACAACCTGGCCGGCATCGCGGTGGCGACGTTCCTGGCCCGGACGCTGGCGGAGCAGACGCCGTACTACACCTACCGGTTCATCTTCGCGCCCGGCACCATCGGGGCGATCACCTGGCTGGCCCGCAACGTGGAGCGGGTGGAGCGGGTCAAGCACGGCCTGGTCCTGGCCTGCGCCGGCGACTCGGGCCACCTGACGTACAAGCAGAGCAGACGCGGCGACGCGGAGATCGACCGGGTCATGGGGCACGTGCTGGCCGCCTCCGAACGCCCGCACCGCGTCACCGAGTTCACTCCGTACGGCTACGACGAGCGGCAGTTCTGCTCGCCCGGGTTCGATCTCGGCGTGGGCTCGCTCAGCCGTACCCCGTACGCGGGCTATCCCGAGTACCACACGTCGGCGGACAACCTGGACTTCGTCTCCCCGGAGGCGATGGCGGACACGCTCGCCGTCTGCCGCGAGGCGTTCGCTGTCCTCGACCGCAACCGGCGGTACCTCAACCTCAGTCCCTACGGTGAACCGCAGTTGGGCCGGAGGGGCCTGTACGACGCGCTCGGCGGTCGCAGCGACACCAAGCAGGCTCAGATGGCCATGCTCTGGGTGCTCAACCTGTCCGATGGCGAGCACAGTCTGCTGGACGTCGCCGAGCGGTCCGGGCTGCCGTTCGACACCGTCGTTGCCGCGGCCGACGCCCTGCACGGCGCCGGGCTGATCAAGGCATGA